In Streptomyces sp. NBC_00448, the following are encoded in one genomic region:
- a CDS encoding DUF6104 family protein, with the protein MYFTDRGIEELADRRGEEEVSFDWLADRLREFVDLNPEFEVPVERLATWLARLDDEDEDE; encoded by the coding sequence TTGTACTTCACCGACCGCGGTATCGAGGAGCTGGCAGACCGGCGCGGCGAGGAGGAGGTGAGCTTCGACTGGCTGGCCGACCGGCTGCGCGAGTTCGTCGACCTCAACCCCGAGTTCGAGGTGCCGGTCGAGCGGCTGGCCACCTGGCTGGCCCGGCTCGACGACGAGGACGAGGACGAGTAG
- a CDS encoding VMAP-C domain-containing protein: MTSGGASEQLGQAAEILVPLAEEATVRIHGAEAGNPLLGSGFFVAPNWVLTCAHVARAEGEVTLVGAPRKEVRVGYRDQLLAGVVEWAQPSGPASGIPGQNQGQDAGYGGAAAGFGAGGRGPSGWPAPDLALIRLVDPLDHPCVWLTERTAKGYTTNPVAYFGWLPLGGILMPYSGRCVISGQLGAGGGGLLRLSNDDEMPQGLSGGPVVDLVRGEVIGVLQARRAERDGGLAVSIQQLRLLPTAENPADDLYHRVMTAHDLYHADHHKFLLNRDFYGWTEAHSEIGAAAGRALTPGRRTTLLGLLAQLPPPSGARALGDLVTEVRGGAGQGFAVAPRAWRDGLGLLYDLRRGSELEAVLRYAVLAATAERPQSAQESDERELWEWAQSTAADQGLSMLFRNSLIGERMSRLRARGAEVPPQAGTEPALRARGEAQLEIIPRGWEPDRFDWRVTVSPESGEVDCVHEDFHGTAVADLPARLAAPLAEAFRRCDEPGYVAALQLAVPGSLMAFAADTWRLDPDGTTLGAVRPVVVRRTDPPSDTDPAVAEERLSRWQTLHRRLPRTEVLDCLDSQQQSLPEDAELRSRPREMLPVLCRSGATAPEALHRLLRCGYSVALWRRDEIESQRICSDLHRGLPQAVHAARTAAGLPAQLAGLRAAVAKGVPEMFWSGGLALLYDDPTRPLPGTDELLETP, encoded by the coding sequence GTGACGTCCGGGGGCGCATCGGAGCAGCTTGGCCAGGCTGCCGAGATCCTGGTCCCGCTCGCCGAGGAGGCCACCGTACGCATTCACGGCGCGGAGGCCGGGAATCCTCTCCTGGGCAGTGGCTTCTTCGTCGCGCCCAACTGGGTGCTCACCTGTGCCCATGTCGCGAGGGCCGAAGGGGAGGTGACACTCGTGGGCGCGCCGCGCAAGGAAGTGCGCGTCGGCTACCGCGACCAGCTCCTCGCGGGCGTCGTCGAGTGGGCCCAGCCCTCCGGCCCGGCCTCCGGCATCCCCGGCCAGAACCAGGGCCAGGACGCCGGATACGGCGGCGCGGCGGCCGGCTTCGGCGCCGGCGGCCGCGGCCCGTCCGGCTGGCCGGCCCCCGACCTGGCGCTGATCCGGCTGGTCGACCCGCTCGACCACCCCTGCGTGTGGCTCACCGAGCGCACCGCCAAGGGCTACACCACCAACCCGGTCGCGTACTTCGGCTGGCTGCCGCTCGGCGGCATCCTCATGCCGTACAGCGGCCGGTGCGTGATCAGCGGCCAACTCGGCGCCGGTGGCGGTGGGTTGCTCCGGCTGAGCAACGACGACGAGATGCCGCAGGGCCTGTCCGGCGGGCCGGTGGTGGACCTGGTGCGCGGCGAGGTGATCGGCGTGCTGCAGGCCCGCCGGGCCGAGCGGGACGGCGGACTCGCCGTCAGCATCCAGCAGTTACGCCTCCTGCCGACCGCCGAGAACCCGGCCGACGACCTGTACCACCGGGTGATGACCGCCCACGACCTCTACCACGCCGACCACCACAAGTTCCTGCTCAACCGGGACTTCTACGGCTGGACCGAGGCGCACAGCGAGATCGGCGCCGCCGCCGGCCGCGCCCTGACCCCCGGCCGCCGCACCACCCTGCTCGGCCTGCTCGCCCAACTCCCGCCGCCCTCCGGCGCCCGCGCGCTCGGCGACCTCGTCACGGAGGTGCGCGGCGGCGCCGGCCAGGGCTTCGCGGTCGCCCCCCGCGCCTGGCGCGACGGCCTCGGCCTGCTCTACGACCTGCGGCGCGGCTCCGAACTGGAGGCGGTGCTGCGCTACGCGGTGCTCGCCGCCACCGCCGAACGCCCGCAGTCCGCCCAGGAGTCCGACGAGCGGGAGCTGTGGGAGTGGGCCCAGTCCACCGCGGCCGACCAGGGCCTGAGCATGCTCTTCCGCAACTCGCTGATAGGAGAGCGGATGTCGCGGCTGCGGGCGCGTGGCGCGGAGGTGCCGCCGCAGGCCGGCACCGAGCCGGCGCTGCGGGCGCGTGGAGAGGCCCAGTTGGAGATCATCCCGCGCGGCTGGGAGCCGGACCGCTTCGACTGGCGGGTCACGGTGTCCCCGGAGAGCGGCGAAGTCGACTGCGTGCACGAGGACTTCCACGGCACCGCGGTCGCCGACCTGCCCGCGCGGCTGGCCGCGCCGCTCGCCGAGGCGTTCCGCCGCTGCGACGAGCCCGGCTATGTCGCCGCGCTCCAACTGGCCGTGCCCGGCTCGCTGATGGCCTTCGCCGCCGACACCTGGCGGCTCGATCCGGACGGCACCACGCTCGGCGCGGTTCGCCCGGTCGTGGTGCGCCGCACCGACCCGCCGTCGGACACCGACCCGGCCGTCGCCGAGGAGCGGCTCAGCCGCTGGCAGACCCTGCACCGCCGGCTGCCCCGTACCGAAGTGCTCGACTGCCTCGACTCGCAGCAGCAGTCGCTTCCGGAGGACGCCGAACTGCGCTCCCGGCCAAGGGAGATGCTGCCCGTGCTGTGCCGCAGCGGCGCCACCGCCCCCGAGGCGCTGCACCGGCTGCTGCGCTGCGGCTACTCGGTGGCGCTGTGGCGGCGCGACGAGATCGAGTCCCAGCGGATCTGCTCGGACCTCCACCGCGGCCTGCCGCAAGCCGTCCACGCCGCCCGGACGGCCGCCGGCCTGCCCGCCCAACTCGCGGGCCTGCGCGCCGCCGTCGCCAAAGGTGTGCCGGAGATGTTCTGGTCGGGCGGGCTGGCGCTGCTCTACGACGATCCCACCCGACCCCTTCCAGGAACCGACGAGCTGCTGGAGACTCCATGA